One Blastopirellula marina genomic window carries:
- the hisG gene encoding ATP phosphoribosyltransferase, whose translation MENFRIGIPSKGRLAEVATELLGEAGLKFRRQDRSLFARVRDMPIDITFLRTDDIPVLCAEGAIDMGITGSDLVEEAEVDVETRMKLGVGKCRLALCVPDETEWKNVEDMKECRVATSFPNVTRNYLEANGAKPHLVNLSGSVEVMISLGIADAIVDLVETGSTLAANRLKIFAEIGSYETVLIQNKQMRQPELADRIVRRLEGVVIARDYSLLEYNIQRDKLAEAEKITPGFNSPTINPLEDNAWCAVRAMVKRKEVIDVMERLDQLGASAILQTNIANCRL comes from the coding sequence ATGGAAAACTTCCGCATCGGTATTCCCAGCAAAGGTCGTCTGGCCGAAGTCGCGACCGAATTGCTCGGCGAAGCGGGCCTTAAATTCCGACGACAAGATCGCAGCCTGTTCGCTCGGGTGCGCGATATGCCGATCGATATCACCTTCCTGCGAACCGATGATATCCCCGTGTTGTGTGCCGAAGGGGCGATCGACATGGGCATCACCGGCAGCGACCTGGTGGAAGAAGCAGAAGTCGACGTCGAAACCCGCATGAAATTGGGCGTCGGCAAGTGTCGTCTGGCTTTGTGCGTTCCCGACGAAACCGAGTGGAAGAACGTCGAGGACATGAAGGAATGCCGCGTCGCAACCAGCTTTCCCAACGTCACGCGCAACTACCTAGAGGCCAACGGAGCTAAGCCCCACTTGGTGAATCTGTCGGGTTCGGTCGAAGTGATGATCTCGCTGGGCATCGCCGACGCGATTGTCGACTTGGTCGAAACTGGAAGCACACTCGCTGCGAACCGCTTGAAGATTTTCGCCGAGATCGGCAGCTACGAAACGGTTCTGATTCAGAACAAGCAGATGCGGCAACCAGAATTGGCCGATCGCATTGTGCGCCGTTTGGAAGGGGTTGTGATCGCTCGAGACTACTCGCTGCTGGAATACAACATTCAGCGTGACAAATTGGCCGAAGCGGAAAAGATCACCCCTGGCTTCAACTCACCAACGATCAATCCGCTAGAAGACAACGCCTGGTGTGCGGTGCGGGCGATGGTGAAGCGGAAGGAAGTGATCGACGTGATGGAACGTCTCGATCAACTGGGTGCTTCCGCGATCCTGCAGACGAACATCGCCAATTGCCGCCTGTAA
- a CDS encoding thioredoxin family protein, with protein MMRLASLALILSLCFLPVTSTAQGLGDDLLQGLEGFDGLGGGGASDPGLNVSAKYVVDPSGTHGELSITASVGSGWCLYSTTQPKGGPLPTKLKIADAPAITALGTFKPDHKPKIVPPDEIITVAQEKFYGSTTWTAPFLLAEDIKPDALNIKVILDGQSCHDRGTCFPVKGEAVAKFGGMKEVPLDKSLVAEEPEKPATNTPPADYKQKGVVGPYKSASGHVVLSGTYNPTKVAPGDQVTVSLTVKPSGDYHVYAYSPTDSTIGYKSTQIAMSDVTGWFAMQPTTDNPIHEKEFAPGFDPIKYHIGETTWKFKVQVPIDAQPGKYPLVGYIGFQTCTDVTCDRPEGAMFEGMVEVGPGAAFTESAPLAFSKADYSKAAERAKITHAAVQEDAGNDNAAAPPRGADNPVANNDNAAPPVAAADSNKLEWTVLNQPEGSSLGWILVLSFAGGAILNLMPCVLPVVGLKILSFVNQAGKHRGQVFMLNLVYSAGVISVFLFLAVLSTSLGTIVGLFVKAEPGATGGLAWGQWSGNVWYILGMIVLVYTMGLSMLGVWELSMPSFLGSGSVAQAANKTGYGSAFFKGIVTTLLSTPCSGPFLGPIFGYTLAESAIITFLVFGFIGLGMASPYLIIGINPRLIAFLPKPGNWMVAFKQAMGFIMMLTVVYLVYTMEDKWVVPTLTLLVGLGAGCWMLGQVHTLEHQTSKMATTIGAFIVSIGIGYFAFNYLVEGGAEAIAWDKYTQGRFAELETDIRARQNAGETVMVDFTADWCPTCKLNYYRAINTDKVAQYVEANDIAPVLVDWTTNEKNDPVQLFINKLGFNSIPLLAIFPGGRPGEVYVLSDLLDEATVIDGLNTARGTSKKVPSQTAMGN; from the coding sequence ATGATGCGTCTGGCTTCCCTCGCACTGATCCTGTCCCTCTGCTTCCTACCCGTTACCAGTACGGCCCAAGGCCTGGGTGACGACTTGCTTCAAGGCCTGGAAGGTTTTGATGGCCTCGGAGGAGGTGGCGCCAGTGATCCCGGATTGAATGTGTCGGCTAAGTACGTGGTCGATCCCTCTGGAACGCATGGCGAATTAAGCATCACCGCGAGCGTTGGTAGCGGCTGGTGTCTCTATTCGACGACACAGCCTAAAGGCGGGCCGCTGCCTACCAAGTTGAAAATCGCCGATGCTCCGGCCATCACGGCGCTGGGAACCTTCAAGCCTGATCACAAGCCCAAGATCGTTCCTCCGGACGAGATCATCACCGTTGCGCAAGAGAAGTTCTACGGCTCGACAACGTGGACTGCCCCGTTCCTGCTGGCAGAAGACATCAAGCCTGATGCTTTGAACATCAAGGTGATTCTCGATGGTCAAAGCTGTCACGATCGCGGCACCTGCTTCCCCGTCAAAGGAGAAGCGGTCGCCAAGTTCGGTGGCATGAAAGAAGTCCCGCTCGACAAGTCCCTCGTTGCGGAAGAACCGGAGAAACCAGCCACCAACACGCCTCCTGCCGACTACAAGCAGAAGGGTGTCGTTGGTCCCTACAAGTCAGCCAGCGGTCACGTTGTGCTGAGCGGCACCTACAACCCAACAAAGGTTGCTCCTGGCGATCAAGTCACGGTTAGCTTGACCGTGAAGCCTAGCGGCGATTATCACGTCTACGCCTACTCGCCAACCGATTCGACGATTGGGTACAAGTCGACGCAGATTGCCATGTCGGATGTGACCGGTTGGTTCGCCATGCAGCCAACCACCGACAACCCAATCCATGAGAAAGAGTTCGCTCCCGGATTCGATCCGATTAAGTACCACATCGGCGAAACGACTTGGAAGTTTAAGGTTCAAGTACCGATCGATGCCCAGCCGGGCAAGTATCCATTGGTCGGCTACATTGGTTTCCAGACCTGCACCGATGTGACGTGCGATCGCCCGGAAGGCGCAATGTTCGAGGGCATGGTGGAAGTCGGCCCAGGTGCGGCGTTCACCGAATCAGCTCCCTTGGCCTTCTCCAAAGCGGATTACTCCAAAGCAGCCGAGCGCGCGAAGATCACGCATGCTGCTGTTCAAGAAGATGCCGGCAATGACAATGCCGCTGCTCCGCCTCGCGGTGCTGATAATCCGGTAGCAAACAACGACAACGCCGCCCCGCCGGTTGCAGCCGCAGATAGCAACAAACTCGAATGGACCGTGTTGAACCAGCCAGAAGGCTCGAGCCTGGGTTGGATTCTGGTGCTCAGTTTCGCAGGCGGAGCCATCTTGAACCTGATGCCGTGCGTCTTGCCGGTCGTTGGTTTGAAGATTCTCTCCTTCGTCAATCAAGCGGGCAAACACCGCGGTCAGGTCTTCATGCTGAACCTGGTTTACTCGGCCGGGGTGATCTCCGTGTTTTTGTTCCTGGCCGTCCTTTCGACATCGCTCGGAACGATTGTCGGCTTGTTTGTGAAAGCCGAACCAGGAGCAACTGGCGGTTTAGCCTGGGGCCAGTGGAGCGGCAACGTTTGGTACATCCTCGGCATGATCGTGTTGGTTTACACGATGGGCCTGAGCATGTTGGGCGTGTGGGAACTGTCGATGCCCAGCTTCCTGGGAAGTGGCAGCGTTGCTCAAGCTGCGAACAAAACCGGTTACGGAAGTGCCTTCTTCAAAGGGATCGTGACGACGCTGTTGTCGACCCCGTGTAGCGGCCCGTTCCTGGGACCAATCTTCGGTTACACCTTGGCGGAATCGGCGATTATCACCTTCCTGGTGTTCGGCTTCATCGGTCTGGGGATGGCTTCTCCTTACCTGATTATCGGTATCAATCCTCGCCTGATCGCGTTCCTACCGAAGCCAGGTAACTGGATGGTCGCGTTCAAGCAAGCGATGGGCTTCATCATGATGTTGACCGTTGTCTACCTGGTTTACACCATGGAAGACAAATGGGTTGTGCCGACGCTCACGCTATTAGTTGGGTTAGGTGCCGGCTGCTGGATGCTGGGCCAGGTACACACCTTGGAACACCAAACCTCGAAGATGGCGACCACCATTGGCGCGTTTATCGTTTCGATCGGCATCGGCTACTTTGCGTTCAACTACCTGGTGGAAGGTGGTGCCGAGGCGATTGCTTGGGACAAGTACACCCAAGGTCGTTTCGCCGAGCTAGAGACCGACATTCGAGCACGTCAAAACGCCGGCGAAACGGTGATGGTCGACTTCACCGCCGACTGGTGCCCAACGTGCAAGCTGAACTACTACCGCGCGATCAACACCGACAAAGTTGCGCAGTACGTCGAGGCCAACGACATCGCCCCGGTTCTGGTCGACTGGACGACGAACGAAAAGAACGATCCTGTCCAGCTCTTCATCAACAAGCTCGGCTTCAACAGCATTCCCCTGCTGGCCATCTTTCCCGGTGGCCGCCCGGGCGAAGTCTATGTCCTGAGCGACTTGCTCGACGAAGCCACCGTCATCGACGGCTTGAACACGGCCCGAGGCACCTCGAAGAAGGTGCCCAGCCAGACGGCGATGGGCAACTAA
- a CDS encoding phosphotransferase — protein MDHNFDTLRHVLANFRLEGIRSGNVTRLKGGLSGSDVWQVESPWGSFCLKCMPEGFSVQRITAIHQAVTWRRDAGMKCLVGYCQATSGQTFVEHDGRIWELQMWAKGEEPLPPYTNWQKTGMFQAVARFHRILQDTPHDRSQLAKSEGVSVRLDMLRTWRKHRLQELDPRLASYEHPRRKELLSIILFAFQEYQHLLEPLLEEVGRHEYLVDQCIGDPRPENFRFENHQISALIDLGSMRRDNIALDISRLASEVSFQTPVDWQFTWDCIEVIRPLKEAEKHLAHVLDAANVVLTGLKWVQWLLLDGYSFQNEELVDARLHHLCYRLREIDQHPAWK, from the coding sequence ATGGACCATAATTTTGACACGCTTCGTCACGTTCTCGCCAACTTCCGCTTGGAAGGGATCCGGAGCGGAAACGTCACGCGACTCAAGGGTGGACTGAGTGGAAGTGACGTTTGGCAAGTCGAAAGCCCCTGGGGAAGCTTCTGCTTAAAGTGTATGCCGGAGGGCTTTTCGGTCCAGCGCATCACGGCAATTCATCAAGCCGTCACCTGGCGACGAGACGCCGGCATGAAGTGTTTGGTTGGCTACTGCCAGGCAACTTCCGGACAGACATTCGTGGAACATGATGGCCGAATTTGGGAATTGCAGATGTGGGCTAAAGGGGAAGAACCGCTTCCCCCCTACACGAACTGGCAGAAGACCGGCATGTTTCAAGCGGTTGCCCGCTTTCATCGAATTCTACAAGACACACCGCACGATCGATCCCAACTCGCCAAATCGGAAGGGGTCTCGGTACGACTCGACATGTTGCGGACCTGGCGGAAACATCGCCTGCAGGAACTCGATCCCCGACTAGCGAGCTACGAACATCCGAGACGCAAGGAGCTTCTGAGCATTATCCTTTTTGCTTTCCAAGAGTATCAACACTTGCTTGAGCCGCTGCTGGAAGAGGTTGGGCGTCATGAATACCTGGTCGATCAGTGCATCGGCGATCCGCGGCCCGAGAATTTCCGCTTTGAGAATCACCAGATCTCCGCTTTGATCGATCTGGGTTCGATGCGGCGAGACAATATCGCACTCGATATTTCCCGCTTGGCCAGCGAGGTTTCGTTTCAAACACCCGTCGACTGGCAGTTCACCTGGGACTGCATCGAGGTGATTCGCCCCCTGAAGGAAGCAGAGAAGCACTTGGCCCACGTGCTCGATGCGGCGAATGTCGTTCTCACCGGTTTGAAATGGGTACAGTGGCTACTGCTGGATGGTTACAGTTTTCAAAACGAAGAACTTGTCGACGCTCGATTGCACCATTTGTGCTATCGCTTGCGAGAGATCGACCAACATCCAGCGTGGAAATAG
- a CDS encoding zinc-dependent metalloprotease, translating to MKMPSLWRWSSALCATALVALASASPASADDMATDTSGETAAAAGPEVAATTGGSSSSSSGGGSSSGSSSAPHVAILKDFKKADGLVPTYHKGNRMFFELNNSHYNGEFIVLISIARGVGIEPLYGGMSWGFGDDWIWKFRKVDDRVHIIRKNVRFKATDGKPESRAVKHAYGDSVLFSLPIATKGPGGGDLVEVTPVFMSDLPMIGETLPGFGFSSTKSLFDEVKGFEKNIEIGVEATYASSGRLELDSVPDSRGLTLNVHYSISKIPSGGYTPRVADDRIGYFLTAVKDYSRPEDNQFVRYVNRWKLEKADPSAKMSEPKEPIIFYMENTIPYKYRKPIRDGILEWNKAFAKAGFIDAIHVRQQEDDADWDPEDVRYNTFRWITSDAGFAMGPSRVNPYTGQILDADIIFDADFLNYWKQAFENYNPQATEALLGGPVDVHNMEEFLKNNPVLSPKHQCMLSGGMSQQFAFAAAAVMADAEKEKKKKKKEKAEAKEEKAEAESKEEEKDSEEASEEKKEDAEEAKEESKEEEKKEPSAEEIKQEREELLERMIMEGLKEVAMHEVGHTLGLRHNFVASKMYSLEEMGELDEDEATLASVMDYAPPHIAGPGKKQGKFYTQTIGKYDVWAITYGYKPLSGGTDGEKKELAKIASRSTEHGLAFSTDEDTTSMSPDPDSNRFDFGKDAIEFATNQAAVVKEAMDGLADRVVEDGDDYSRVRQAFNSLLNTHGQAMYFASRYIGGVHVNRTHKGQEDAKAPFEVVDAEKQRAAMKLVSEQVFSDEPFQFSPELYNKLAPSHWNHWGTSFSVRGDFPIHDTISQWQSTILSRLFSSITLERMHDAELKVPADQDAFTTAEMFGTLTDSIFSELDSMDDGEYSNRSPAISSLRRNLQRDYLQRLSTLAMGNGFAPQDCQTIAYAELIDLQEKLEEALDKEVEFDAYTRAHLLESSRRIKKVLDAELTLSRP from the coding sequence ATGAAAATGCCTTCATTATGGCGATGGTCGTCCGCGCTGTGCGCGACGGCTTTGGTCGCACTGGCCTCGGCAAGCCCTGCATCTGCCGATGACATGGCCACCGATACCAGCGGCGAAACGGCTGCTGCTGCCGGCCCTGAAGTAGCCGCCACGACCGGTGGTTCGTCCTCGTCGAGCTCTGGCGGCGGATCGTCCAGCGGTTCGTCTTCCGCTCCTCACGTCGCCATCTTGAAAGATTTCAAGAAAGCAGACGGCCTGGTTCCTACCTATCACAAAGGGAACCGGATGTTCTTCGAGCTCAACAATTCGCACTACAACGGCGAATTCATCGTGTTGATCTCGATTGCCCGCGGTGTGGGGATCGAACCTCTGTACGGCGGTATGTCGTGGGGTTTCGGCGACGACTGGATCTGGAAGTTCCGTAAAGTCGACGACCGTGTGCACATCATCCGTAAGAACGTCCGCTTCAAGGCCACCGACGGCAAGCCTGAGTCGCGTGCTGTGAAGCATGCCTACGGCGATAGCGTGCTGTTCAGCTTGCCGATCGCCACCAAAGGTCCTGGCGGCGGCGATCTCGTCGAAGTGACGCCCGTCTTCATGAGCGACCTGCCGATGATTGGCGAAACGTTGCCAGGCTTCGGTTTCTCGAGCACCAAGTCGTTGTTCGACGAAGTGAAGGGTTTTGAAAAGAACATCGAAATCGGGGTCGAAGCGACCTACGCCTCGAGCGGCCGCTTGGAACTCGACTCGGTGCCAGACTCGCGTGGACTGACCCTCAACGTTCACTACTCGATCAGCAAGATCCCATCCGGCGGTTATACGCCACGTGTTGCCGACGATCGGATTGGTTACTTCCTGACGGCCGTCAAAGATTATTCGCGTCCGGAAGACAACCAGTTTGTCCGTTACGTGAATCGTTGGAAGCTGGAAAAGGCCGATCCGTCCGCCAAGATGTCGGAACCGAAAGAACCGATCATCTTCTACATGGAAAACACGATTCCCTACAAGTATCGCAAGCCGATCCGTGACGGCATTCTGGAATGGAACAAGGCCTTCGCAAAAGCGGGCTTCATCGATGCCATTCATGTCCGTCAGCAGGAAGACGATGCCGATTGGGATCCGGAAGACGTGCGTTACAACACGTTCCGCTGGATCACCTCCGACGCTGGCTTCGCGATGGGCCCTTCCCGCGTGAATCCTTACACCGGCCAGATTCTCGATGCCGACATCATCTTCGACGCCGACTTCCTGAACTACTGGAAGCAGGCCTTCGAGAACTACAACCCGCAAGCGACCGAAGCTTTGTTGGGTGGCCCGGTTGATGTCCACAACATGGAAGAGTTCCTGAAGAACAATCCGGTCCTTTCGCCGAAGCATCAGTGCATGCTCTCGGGTGGCATGTCGCAGCAGTTCGCCTTTGCAGCTGCCGCCGTGATGGCCGATGCGGAAAAGGAAAAGAAGAAAAAGAAGAAGGAAAAAGCCGAAGCTAAGGAAGAAAAAGCGGAAGCGGAATCCAAGGAAGAAGAAAAGGACTCGGAAGAAGCTTCGGAAGAAAAGAAGGAAGACGCCGAAGAAGCGAAGGAAGAGTCCAAAGAAGAAGAGAAGAAAGAACCTTCGGCCGAAGAGATCAAGCAAGAGCGTGAAGAATTGCTCGAACGCATGATCATGGAAGGCTTGAAGGAAGTGGCGATGCACGAAGTGGGGCACACCTTGGGTCTGCGTCATAACTTCGTCGCCAGCAAGATGTACAGCCTGGAAGAAATGGGCGAACTTGACGAAGACGAAGCCACCCTGGCCAGTGTGATGGACTACGCTCCGCCGCACATCGCCGGTCCTGGCAAGAAGCAAGGCAAGTTCTACACGCAAACCATCGGCAAGTACGACGTCTGGGCGATCACCTACGGTTACAAGCCGCTTAGCGGTGGTACCGACGGCGAAAAGAAAGAACTCGCCAAGATCGCTTCGCGGAGCACCGAACATGGTTTGGCGTTCAGCACCGATGAAGACACGACCAGCATGTCGCCAGATCCTGACTCCAACCGATTCGACTTCGGTAAGGATGCGATCGAATTCGCGACCAATCAGGCTGCCGTCGTCAAAGAAGCGATGGACGGACTGGCCGATCGTGTTGTTGAAGACGGGGACGATTACTCCCGCGTTCGCCAGGCGTTTAACTCGCTGCTGAACACCCATGGTCAAGCGATGTACTTCGCCTCGCGTTACATCGGTGGTGTGCACGTGAACCGGACCCACAAAGGTCAGGAAGACGCTAAGGCTCCTTTCGAGGTGGTCGACGCCGAGAAGCAGCGTGCCGCAATGAAGCTGGTCAGCGAACAGGTTTTCAGCGACGAACCGTTCCAGTTCTCGCCCGAGCTGTACAACAAGCTGGCTCCTTCCCACTGGAATCACTGGGGCACCAGCTTCAGCGTTCGTGGTGACTTCCCGATCCACGACACGATCTCGCAGTGGCAAAGCACGATTCTGTCTCGTCTGTTCTCTTCGATCACGCTCGAGCGGATGCACGACGCTGAGTTGAAGGTTCCAGCCGATCAAGACGCGTTCACCACGGCCGAGATGTTCGGAACGTTGACTGACAGCATCTTCAGCGAACTCGATTCGATGGACGATGGCGAGTACAGCAACCGTAGCCCAGCGATCAGCAGCTTGCGTCGTAACCTGCAGCGAGATTATCTGCAGCGACTTTCGACGCTGGCCATGGGCAACGGATTCGCTCCGCAAGATTGTCAGACAATCGCCTATGCCGAACTGATCGACCTGCAAGAGAAACTGGAAGAAGCACTGGATAAGGAAGTCGAGTTCGACGCCTACACCCGTGCCCACCTTCTAGAAAGCTCGCGTCGCATCAAGAAGGTTCTCGATGCCGAGCTGACCTTGTCGCGTCCGTAA
- a CDS encoding DUF1559 domain-containing protein, with product MCGRPFLQWRERALRVACANQLKQIGMALHNYHDTYGVFPPAQMDGHSWRVRLMPFLEQSDYIERYRFDEPWNSPWNRELEIKPGPDKLGNMVGGEQATGIRYAVAYHHWQCPSDQDAASSHASYLMPVGPHAFGRKEGGLKWEDITDDTATTIAVAEIDSHEIEWLEPQDFDVETMSMLLNDPEQTSLSSHHPTGVWVVFCDGSVDGLSPDLPPEVLRAMITVDGGEKIVRDENAPGRYRLEEESTTDKSASSQP from the coding sequence ATGTGCGGGAGGCCGTTTCTGCAATGGCGCGAGAGAGCACTTCGTGTCGCATGCGCAAACCAGTTGAAGCAAATCGGAATGGCATTGCATAACTACCACGATACGTATGGCGTGTTCCCGCCTGCCCAGATGGACGGTCATAGCTGGCGTGTACGTTTGATGCCGTTCTTAGAGCAGAGCGATTACATCGAGCGGTATCGGTTTGATGAACCTTGGAATAGCCCGTGGAATCGCGAACTCGAAATAAAGCCGGGACCAGACAAACTTGGCAATATGGTCGGCGGAGAACAGGCAACCGGGATTCGTTATGCCGTTGCCTATCATCATTGGCAATGTCCCAGCGATCAGGACGCAGCTTCATCCCATGCTAGTTACCTAATGCCCGTGGGTCCGCACGCGTTTGGCAGAAAAGAAGGGGGGCTTAAGTGGGAGGATATTACTGATGACACTGCCACCACAATCGCGGTCGCGGAGATCGACTCGCACGAAATCGAGTGGCTCGAACCGCAAGACTTCGACGTTGAAACAATGTCGATGCTTCTGAACGATCCTGAGCAAACGTCGCTTTCCAGCCACCATCCAACCGGCGTGTGGGTCGTGTTTTGCGATGGTAGCGTCGACGGACTTTCGCCTGATCTTCCGCCCGAAGTATTGAGAGCAATGATCACCGTCGACGGCGGCGAGAAGATCGTTCGGGACGAAAATGCCCCCGGTCGTTATCGGCTTGAAGAAGAATCAACGACAGACAAATCGGCGTCATCGCAGCCGTAA
- a CDS encoding DUF1559 domain-containing protein: protein MSKRMVLRASLVVAVVALVVALLIPAVQQAQEAASEMECRNNMRQIGLALQNLHDTYQRFPATEEDGHSWRVRILPYMLSDPFYGMYRFEEPWNSSWNRELERRRITAKNKIDVVVGDIDPDSPYSMAEFLWQCPSDREPKSPHTNYVMLVGPHAAGRKEEGISLADITDDPATTIIVAEIAAHDIEWLEPEDLDVETMSLQINDPHKPSISSHHVKGPHVVFCDGSVSQLGPDLPPGVLKAMITIDGGEKIIQDENAPGGYRLDLAAEPVLLKDS from the coding sequence GTGTCCAAAAGAATGGTCCTTAGAGCAAGTCTTGTTGTTGCGGTGGTCGCTCTCGTTGTGGCACTGCTAATTCCCGCAGTTCAGCAAGCTCAAGAGGCGGCTTCGGAAATGGAGTGCAGAAATAACATGAGGCAGATCGGGCTCGCGCTTCAGAACTTGCACGATACTTACCAACGATTTCCGGCAACCGAAGAGGACGGGCATAGCTGGCGCGTTCGCATCTTGCCGTACATGCTGTCAGATCCTTTTTATGGAATGTATCGCTTCGAGGAACCGTGGAATAGTTCGTGGAATCGAGAGTTGGAAAGACGGCGAATCACTGCGAAAAACAAGATAGACGTCGTTGTTGGCGACATCGATCCGGACAGCCCCTATTCGATGGCCGAGTTTCTGTGGCAATGCCCCAGCGATCGTGAACCGAAATCGCCCCACACTAACTACGTGATGCTGGTCGGTCCTCATGCGGCCGGTCGAAAAGAGGAAGGAATCTCTCTGGCTGATATCACCGACGACCCTGCGACCACGATCATTGTCGCGGAAATTGCTGCGCACGATATCGAGTGGCTCGAGCCGGAGGATCTTGATGTCGAGACGATGTCGCTTCAGATTAACGACCCTCACAAACCATCGATCTCCAGCCACCATGTGAAAGGCCCGCACGTCGTATTCTGCGATGGCAGTGTGAGCCAACTTGGCCCCGATTTGCCGCCAGGAGTGTTGAAAGCGATGATCACGATTGATGGCGGCGAAAAGATCATCCAAGACGAAAACGCCCCTGGTGGTTATCGCCTCGATTTAGCAGCGGAGCCGGTTCTACTGAAAGACAGTTAG
- a CDS encoding DUF1802 family protein, which yields MSLQLALKEWNVVCEAIRQGQQIVLARKGGISEPEGEFELPKDRFWLYPTFFHEAAAKLNPSGLDLLAAHPEFSQAPPSSSVRLDLVCEVVTSIYLEDEQKLRALTEEQLLNDEALAMRFHYRQPGIHALVIRAYEAVTPHSITPTDAMAGCKSWVELIAGLETGGLRPILDEETFAARKNLLLSSLCP from the coding sequence ATGTCTTTGCAATTAGCCTTGAAAGAATGGAACGTCGTCTGCGAAGCGATTCGCCAAGGTCAGCAGATCGTGCTGGCCCGCAAGGGCGGAATCTCCGAGCCGGAAGGGGAATTCGAGCTCCCCAAGGACCGGTTCTGGCTATACCCGACGTTCTTCCACGAGGCAGCGGCAAAGCTCAACCCAAGTGGCCTCGATTTGCTTGCTGCGCACCCAGAGTTCTCCCAAGCCCCACCTTCGAGCAGCGTGCGTTTGGATTTGGTGTGTGAGGTAGTGACCTCGATTTATCTGGAAGACGAGCAAAAGCTGCGTGCCCTTACCGAAGAGCAGCTATTGAACGACGAGGCATTGGCCATGCGATTTCATTATCGCCAGCCAGGAATTCACGCGTTGGTGATTCGCGCCTACGAAGCGGTTACTCCGCATTCGATCACGCCGACCGACGCGATGGCAGGTTGTAAGAGCTGGGTCGAGCTTATCGCCGGGCTCGAAACGGGGGGCCTGCGTCCCATCCTGGACGAGGAGACATTCGCAGCGAGAAAAAATTTGTTACTTTCCTCGCTCTGCCCGTGA